Sequence from the Pirellulales bacterium genome:
CAATAATTGATCAACAATGCACACCCTGGGACGAAAACTCGCTGAGTTCTGTCACGCCTCGCTGCAGCGCGGCCCGCGAATTTCTCGGGAGCCGCGGGCCGCCTTGGCGACAAATCGACTTGGTTCTGTGGCCCCAGAAAAAATCCGGGACAAAACACAGGCCGCGCACTCGCTCTTTGGCGCCGTGTGGCATAAAATCGCGGGGATGTCGCGAGAAACATGGAATGCTGTGGAGCGGTACTTCGTCGATTTATTGGTGCAGCCGGATGCCGCGCTGAATGCGGCGGTGGCCGATAGCGAAGCGGCCGGATTGCCGGCGATCGCAGTGACGCCCAATTTGGGAAAGCTGTTGATGCTGCTGGCGCAAACCGTCGGTGCGCGAAATATTTTGGAAATTGGAACTTTAGGCGGATACAGCACCATTTGGATGGCCCGGGCGCTGCCGGCCGGCGGTCGGCTGATTACGCTGGAAGCAGAAGCCAAGCACGCCGAGATTGCGCGAAAGAACATTGCCCGAGCGGGCGTGGCCGACAGGGTTGAGCTGCGATTAGGGAAGGCGCTAGATACGTTGCCCCAATTGAGCGCCGAAGGGCGCGGGCCGTTTGATTTGATTTTTATTGATGCGGACAAGGAAAATAATGCCGAGTATTTTCGATGGGGATTAAAGCTTTCTCGTCACGGAAGTTTGATTGTGATTGACAACGTCGTGCGCAACGGCGCGGTGATTGATCGGGGTACGAATGATGCAAGTGTGGAAGGAGTACGCCGCTGCAATGAACTTATGGCGGTGGAACCACGCGTTTCGGTCACGGCCCTGCAAACCGTGGGAAGCAAAGGCTACGACGGTTTTGCCGTGGCGCGAGTGATTTCGTAAATCAATTCATCATTCCGGAAAACACATTCAGAGGAGCCTTGATCAATGCCCTTCGTCGCCGGCTTGGGAATTTTTTGGGTTTTGGTCATCCTGGCAGCGTCGATTTTTTGGATTTGGATGCTGATCGATGCGTTGGTGAATCCGCGTTTGGAAGGC
This genomic interval carries:
- a CDS encoding PLDc N-terminal domain-containing protein, with protein sequence MPFVAGLGIFWVLVILAASIFWIWMLIDALVNPRLEGVEKLIWVLVVLFLHFLGAILYFVIGRQQRTV
- a CDS encoding O-methyltransferase; the protein is MSRETWNAVERYFVDLLVQPDAALNAAVADSEAAGLPAIAVTPNLGKLLMLLAQTVGARNILEIGTLGGYSTIWMARALPAGGRLITLEAEAKHAEIARKNIARAGVADRVELRLGKALDTLPQLSAEGRGPFDLIFIDADKENNAEYFRWGLKLSRHGSLIVIDNVVRNGAVIDRGTNDASVEGVRRCNELMAVEPRVSVTALQTVGSKGYDGFAVARVIS